In Triticum urartu cultivar G1812 unplaced genomic scaffold, Tu2.1 TuUngrouped_contig_5044, whole genome shotgun sequence, the sequence TGACAAAAAGAAACATCACACGTGCACGTTTccctaaaaaaagaaaaagaaaaagaaacatcacacgtttccctcaaaaaaaaagaaACATCACACGTTCccctaaaaaaagaaaaagaacaagAAACATCACACGGTGGGCAACACCGCCGCTCCTCGGAGGAGATCCTCAGACAACCTCCTCACCGAAGCGCAAGAGGACCCACTATGGTCCACTGCCTTGCGGCAGACCACCATCATTTCCATGGCCTTCTCCTTCGCCTTCTTCCCTTCCTCGCCACCGCCCATCAGGGACCTCACCGCTCGCTCCAGCTCTGCCGCCTCCACGAAGTTGTCCCGTTTCCTGTCCACCGTCAGCGGCACGGCCACGCCCATGTCGCAGACCAACGTGAAGGCGTTGAAATGCTGCTCCGCGCCGAGCGGCCACGGCAGCATCGGCACGCCGAACCAGAGACTCTCCAGGACGGAGTTCCAGCCGCAATGGGTGACGAAGCCCCCCACGGAGGCGTGCGCGAGTATCTCCTTCTGCGGCGCCCTCTTGGGCCACACGAGCCCTCTTTCCTCTGTCTCCCCCAAGAAACCTTCCGGGAGAAGCTCCGCGAGGTCCCCGTCGCTTGGGTGTCGCGCGCCGTGCGAGGTGTCCGCCGGCAGCCCACGGAGCACCCACAGGAAGCGGTGGCCGCTGCGCTCCAGGCCCCGCGCTATCTCGTGCGCCTGCGGCTTTGTCAGGAATCCTTTGCTCCCGAAGCAGAGGAACAGCACGGAGGCCGGAGGCTGCGCGTCGAGCCACCGCACGCACTCGTGCGTCTGCTCCTCCTCCTCGGCGTGAGCGGGTGGCGTCAGCGCCAGCACTGGGCCGATCGGGTACACGACCGGGGCGCGGGCTCCACGTGTGCACCGACCTTCAGCGATGGCTGCGAGGACGCGCGGCTCCAGATCGTCTGCAGTGTTGACGATGATGCCGCTGGCTTCCACGTAGCGCCTGCCGGTGTACACGAACCACTTGTAGGTCGGACTCTTCCGTTCCAGCAAGGTCCCCGGGAGGACGGACGGCGGCACCGGGGGGAGGCCGGGCAAGTCCAGAGCGCCTCCCATCTCCTCGAACTCAACGACCACCTCGTCGTCCAGAGCGGGCGAGCGCAAGAGGAGTGACAGCATCGCGGCGCTGGAGGTAAAGTAGACGTAGGACGGCACGGCGAGCTCGCCGGACACGTCTAGCGCCGGCGTGCAGAATATGTCGACGACGAGCGCGGCCACCGGACAGGTCAAGCCAATTATAGCTGCGCGGAGATGGGGCACGTGGAGCTGCACTGCGCGGGAGATGAACTCCTCGATGCCCGAGTGGTCCGTCGGGAGCTTCACGTCCGGGAGATGGTGGAAGCGGATGTCCACGGCGCCTGCCGCTTCCTCCCGGCGTACGTGCTCGCAGATGTCGGACGCGGCCTGCGCTGTCGGCGCCGGCAATAGGAGCACCGTGAGCGACAGGGGCCGGCTGCTGCTGGCGAGCAGCTGCTTCCCGGCCTGTATCATGGGCATGAAGTGGCCGGCGCCCCAGACCGGCAGTAGCACAATGGTCGGATTCGCCATTGTCGGTCTTCGGCTGGCTAGTGGCTACTCGATCTGTCTCTAGCTAGTGCCTTTCTCTTTTTCTATGGAAAATAGTTGCATGAGTATCCCATGAGTGAGACCCCATGAGTTGGTGTTTCTTATAGCCATTGCAGTTGCAGACAAGGACAGTATTTGTACGGAACGACGATAACGATGTGAGTCCATGTTGGAAACTTGAATAACCGTGACTTCCTAGAGTTGCACGAGTGTCCCATGCATATATGCTAGCGACAAAAATAGTGTCATACATCATCACTAGCGTTGGTAGGGTTCATATATGTTATATGAACGTCCACGTACGTCCTCTTCTAATTATCACTAGAAGAACGCCCGTGTGTTGTAACGGGGCCACATTAACTTTAAAAGTTCAATATTAATCATGTTAATAATACATTTAATATTttcatacatatcaagtgacACTGGCGACCTTTTTTCTCAATTTAGCAACGGGCTCAGTTGCAACGGGCTCTTTATACATATCAGACAACTCGCTACTACTTAAACTACAACTATGGCTACCACTATTTTTTTGTCAATTTAGCTCAGCAATAGTGCCTGGCTTAATAGACTGCTTTGCATTCACCCCCTCAGAAGACAGAGAGAACCAACTCAACATGTCAGAAGATTAACAGAAATTTCATTTGTATGGCATGAACATATAGCAGGAGCACCAACACATAGATCAGCAGAGAGCAGAGCACAGCATGCACACACTCGGGCCATCTATATCATACACACATAGCAACGCACACACGCATCACGCTGGCATACACATACAGAAAAGCAGGCACACACGCATCATGCGCATTGGCCGGTGCGACGCACGCAGAGCAAGGACGTACGCACGGAGAGCAAGCTAGCAAGCACGCACGCATCCAACCCCGCCGCTGCATGCGCTGGCGGAAGGTGAGACAGCAAGGGAGACTGCACATTGAAGCTGTCCATGCAAGGCTAGAGGTGCTGGGCCAGCGACGGCGGTGTCAGGACGGCGCTTGATTCGTTCCCGGTGGCGTGGAGCTTGGGGCGGCAACGCGGAGTGGCTGCCGGCGGTGGCTTGGGGTGGGAGCGAGGAGCAGGTGGGAGCAGGTCTCTTACAAAAAAacagtgaacaaagtctgtgcTCGTGTCGTGTGCACGAAAGCGACAATGGTTCTCAACCACAAATGTTTCCAAAAATAAATAGAGCAAAAAGTATCATATAGTTCTCCTTCCGATCCATATTACCTGTCGCTCAAACAAATGTATTTAGAGATATTTCAGTACTTGATATATCCATTTGAGCAACCagtaatatggatcggagggagtatatgattTTAGAACAAGTTCATGTCATACATGCATGACAATAACGCCCGATTCACAAATCAACATCAATCTTAACACGTAGAGACCAATGACAATTATAACCTTGCGGTGCCATGGAACAATTCACCAACCTATACTGATCACAATCGGTTCAATTTTACACATACTCCCTCTCTCAGTTTAGCGTGCGCGTACCCCTAGGTCGtcaatttgaccaacctaatacaagtcatatattacaaaaaatataccaaTATAAATTTCAAATGTTCTATTTTCAAACCGTATAttttttgtgttatatagtttatattaggATGACAAAATTGGCAACCTAGATATGAGTGTAGAACTTGTAAactgaaacggagggagtatatgcaTTGGACATAGTGCTCCTAAAGGCAATGCCTTCATCTTGGTAGAGTTTTGTCCGATACATACTAGACATATAGAAGCATTTGACACATCAGGTGCATCACCTTGATACTGGCGTGGTTATGGTAACAATAGCGCATTTCCTGACAAAAATAGGAGATACCATAAAAATCACTATCTAATCTTGAACGTGCTTCACGCGGTATCCAGAAGCCAGCTCTTGAGGAGCATGAACTTGATTGGGGTGTAGCTAATGCTCAACCCCTGAACCTTCCTTTTTCAACTATTTTCATGCTCATGGACATGCCCACCTGCACCCTGTAATTCAATCAACTGATCAGAGGTTATAATGTAAAAACAAATTAAGGTCACATTTATATTCAAATATGTCATCTTCTTTAGCATACTATACTTTCCTTTATCTAAGAAAACCGTGTCATACTACACAATCTATAGAGAAAAGGAAAACCAATAAATTCCAGTTCATGACAAGTAGATAGTTTCGTAG encodes:
- the LOC125528698 gene encoding anthocyanidin 3-O-glucosyltransferase 2-like, which gives rise to MANPTIVLLPVWGAGHFMPMIQAGKQLLASSSRPLSLTVLLLPAPTAQAASDICEHVRREEAAGAVDIRFHHLPDVKLPTDHSGIEEFISRAVQLHVPHLRAAIIGLTCPVAALVVDIFCTPALDVSGELAVPSYVYFTSSAAMLSLLLRSPALDDEVVVEFEEMGGALDLPGLPPVPPSVLPGTLLERKSPTYKWFVYTGRRYVEASGIIVNTADDLEPRVLAAIAEGRCTRGARAPVVYPIGPVLALTPPAHAEEEEQTHECVRWLDAQPPASVLFLCFGSKGFLTKPQAHEIARGLERSGHRFLWVLRGLPADTSHGARHPSDGDLAELLPEGFLGETEERGLVWPKRAPQKEILAHASVGGFVTHCGWNSVLESLWFGVPMLPWPLGAEQHFNAFTLVCDMGVAVPLTVDRKRDNFVEAAELERAVRSLMGGGEEGKKAKEKAMEMMVVCRKAVDHSGSSCASVRRLSEDLLRGAAVLPTV